Proteins encoded together in one Branchiostoma floridae strain S238N-H82 chromosome 18, Bfl_VNyyK, whole genome shotgun sequence window:
- the LOC118405255 gene encoding discoidin, CUB and LCCL domain-containing protein 1-like: MSTTVDALKSDQDDMSTTVDALKSYQNHIRQLSTTVDALKRDLDNEQSRNAALEQRFQKMSETVTMSLSAWSASAVRHGDQDHSAHRADINSRETATQAGAWVSTRHHNPQYNSDIQGYSRPEWLMRELFEVKNVIGIITKGRNFNADDWPYPGSHNQYVTSYVISYGVQNGDERFYTGADNQITVFRGNSDRDTPVRRYFRDYSGPAMITARFIKIHPKTWHEWIAMRAKILIQY, from the exons atgtccaccactgttgacgccttgaagagcgaccaagacgacatgtcaaCCACTGTAGACGCCTTGAAGAGCTACCAAAAccacatacgccaactgtccaccactgttgacgccttgaagcgcgacctggacaaCGAGCAAAGCCGAAACGCCGCGTTGGAACAGCGTTTTCAGAAGATGAGCGAGACTGTAACAA TGTCTCTCTCTGCCTGGTCAGCATCAGCCGTGAGACACGGGGATCAAGACCACTCCGCTCATCGCGCCGATATCAACTCTCGCGAGACTGCCACTCAAGCCGGCGCCTGGGTGAGCACGCGTCACCACAATCCGCAGTACAATTCGGACATACAGGGGTACAGCCGGCCAGAGTGGCTGATGAGGGAGCTGTTCGAGGTGAAAAACGTCATAGGCATCATCACTAAGGGCAGGAACTTCAACGCTGATGATTGGCCGTATCCTGGATCACATAACCAATACGTCACATCCTACGTCATTTCATACGGCGTCCAAAATGGCGATGAGAGGTTCTACACCGGTGCGGACAACCAAATTACT GTTTTCAGAGGGAACTCTGACCGGGACACGCCGGTCCGCCGCTACTTTCGGGACTACAGCGGTCCCGCCATGATCACGGCGCGATTCATCAAAATCCACCCCAAGACTTGGCACGAGTGGATCGCCATGCGGGCCAAGATCTTAATACAATACTGA